Proteins found in one Pempheris klunzingeri isolate RE-2024b chromosome 6, fPemKlu1.hap1, whole genome shotgun sequence genomic segment:
- the LOC139202312 gene encoding insulin-like growth factor-binding protein 1 encodes MLATGGLYLKHVVVAALCSVLATGTLGSPVVGSEPIRCAPCTPEKLSHCPAVAPGCAEVLREPGCGCCLACALTAGELCGIYTAPCGSGLRCTPRPGDPRPLHSLTRGQAVCTQSTVPEPTPEPQTQDQAEPEAEMENAAIISDPGSSHYLPGHSKPYDPIVAADAQESMKAKLITIRKKVVEQGPCHVELQRALDKIARSQQKLGDKLTRFYLPNCDKHGLYKPKQCESSLDGQRGRCWCVNSWNGKKILGSTDLPADAECP; translated from the exons ATGTTGGCCACGGGTGGATTATATCTGAAGCACGTCGTGGTGGCCGCGCTGTGCTCCGTGCTGGCCACAGGGACGCTGGGGTCCCCGGTGGTGGGGTCAGAGCCGATCCGATGCGCCCCGTGTACTCCGGAGAAGCTGAGCCACTGTCCAGCGGTGGCGCCCGGATGCGCCGAGGTGTTGCGGGAGCCCGGCTGTGGATGCTGCCTCGCCTGCGCCCTGACGGCTGGGGAGCTGTGCGGGATCTACACGGCGCCGTGCGGCTCCGGTCTGAGGTGCACCCCGAGACCCGGCGACCCCAGGCCACTGCACTCCCTCACCCGGGGACAAGCCGTGTGCACGCAGAGCACTGTGCCCGAGCCGACCCCCGAGCCCCAGACACAAG ATCAGGCAGAGCCAGAGGCTGAGATGGAGAACGCAGCCATCATCTCGGACCCCGGCTCCAGCCACTACCTCCCCGGCCACAGTAAGCCCTACGACCCGATTGTTGCTGCCGACGCTCAGGAGAGCATGAAAGCCAAACTCATCACCATCCGCAAGAAAGTGGTGGAACAG GGGCCCTGTCAcgtggagctgcagagagccTTGGACAAGATTGCCAGATCCCAGCAGAAATTAGGAGACAAATTAACCAGATTCTACCTCCCCAACTGTGACAAGCACGGGCTTTATAAACCCAAACAG TGTGAATCCTCTCTGGACGGACAGAGGGGTCGATGCTGGTGTGTGAACTCCTGGAACGGCAAGAAGATTTTAGGCTCAACCGACCTGCCTGCAGACGCCGAGTGCCCTTAA
- the igfbp3 gene encoding insulin-like growth factor-binding protein 3 yields the protein MPGLCVLCLAAALAAFVRLAGTVGPVVRCEPCDAGALLQCKPLPKDCAERVREPGCGCCMTCALGEGQACGVYTARCGSGLTCQHQPGESRPLQALLEGRGVCSSAASKKLNSILITAQKQENAGNQVEEGCANVTTTMTVLPGVATVKNGHSRGSMDTRPPLHNKLIQKDHNRKTQSYKVESVSGGANMDIHNFSLENKRETEYGPCRREMESILSSLKISNVLNPRGFRIPNCDRKGFYKKKQCRPSKGRRRGYCWCVDKYGQPLPGFDGRERGETQCYNLESK from the exons ATGCCCGgtctctgtgtgctttgtctcGCCGCCGCGCTGGCTGCGTTCGTACGGCTCGCCGGCACCGTGGGGCCGGTGGTCCGATGCGAGCCGTGCGACGCCGGGGCGCTCCTGCAGTGCAAGCCGCTGCCCAAGGACTGCGCGGAGCGGGTGAGAGAGCCCGGCTGCGGCTGCTGCATGACGTGCGCCCTCGGCGAGGGACAGGCGTGTGGAGTGTACACGGCGCGCTGTGGCTCCGGCTTGACCTGCCAGCACCAGCCAGGGGAGAGCCGACCGCTGCAAGCTCTGCTGGAGGGACGGGGAGTGTGCTCCAGCGCCGCGTCCAAAAAACTCAACAGCATTCTCATAACGGCGCAAAAGCAAG AGAACGCCGGAAATCAGGTAGAAGAAGGCTGTGCCAACGTGACCACCACAATGACGGTGTTGCCTGGCGTGGCGACTGTGAAGAACGGCCACAGTCGTGGGTCGATGGACACCAGGCCTCCACTGCACAACAAACTGATCCAGAAAGATCATAACAGGAAGACTCAGAGCTACAAGGTGGAATCGGTGTCAGGAGGAGCCAATATGGACATACACAACTTCTCCCTGGAGAACAAGAGGGAGACTGAGTAT GGGCCGTGTCGGCGGGAGATGGAGAGCATCCTGAGCAGTCTTAAAATCAGCAACGTGCTCAACCCGAGAGGCTTCCGCATACCCAACTGTGACAGAAAGGGCTTCTACAAGAAAAAACAG TGCCGTCCATCCAAAGGCAGGAGGCGAGGCTACTGCTGGTGCGTGGATAAATACGGGCAGCCTCTGCCCGGATTCGACGGCAGGGAGCGGGGCGAGACACAGTGCTACAACCTGGAGAGCAAATGA